One window from the genome of Jiangella alba encodes:
- a CDS encoding Cmx/CmrA family chloramphenicol efflux MFS transporter translates to MRVPPAVYVLGSSVFVLGTTEFMIAGLLPEIATDLDVTIPQAGLLISAFAIGMTIGAPVMAVATLRLPRKATLLAASAVFLAGHVLAALAPSYELLMVARVVSAVATGAFWAVAAVVAVRLSPADATARALAVLVGGLTLANVLGVPAGTWVGQQLGWRAAFWSVAALSVVTAAAVAALVPRAAGASTAPPRVRDEVRVFRGRRIWLALATTAAFQAAMFAAFSYFAPLLTDVAGLDEADVPLVLALFGVGSFLGITVGGRIADRGLFLNIVGSLVALAVTMTVLALVSGSTAGAIAAVFAVGVAGFSIAPGLNARVFVVAGDAPTLASSVNTSAFNVGNTLGPWLGGAAISAGWGYVAPVWLAAGLALVALGVAVAAWDQERRHERALVAVGRPALATCDA, encoded by the coding sequence GTGCGCGTACCGCCGGCCGTCTACGTCCTCGGCTCGAGCGTCTTCGTCCTCGGCACCACCGAGTTCATGATCGCCGGGCTGCTGCCCGAGATCGCCACCGACCTCGACGTCACGATTCCGCAGGCGGGGCTGCTGATCTCGGCGTTCGCCATCGGCATGACCATCGGCGCGCCGGTGATGGCGGTCGCGACCCTGCGGCTGCCGCGCAAGGCGACGCTGCTGGCGGCGTCGGCGGTGTTCCTGGCCGGGCACGTGCTGGCCGCGCTGGCGCCGTCGTACGAGCTGCTGATGGTCGCGCGGGTGGTGTCGGCGGTCGCGACGGGCGCGTTCTGGGCGGTCGCGGCGGTGGTCGCGGTCCGGCTGTCCCCGGCGGACGCGACGGCGCGGGCGCTGGCCGTGCTGGTCGGCGGGCTGACGCTGGCCAACGTGCTGGGGGTGCCCGCGGGCACGTGGGTCGGCCAGCAACTGGGCTGGCGGGCGGCGTTCTGGTCGGTGGCCGCGTTGAGCGTCGTGACGGCGGCCGCGGTGGCCGCGCTGGTGCCGCGCGCGGCCGGGGCGAGCACGGCGCCGCCGCGCGTGCGCGACGAGGTGCGGGTGTTCCGCGGCCGGCGCATCTGGCTGGCGCTGGCCACGACCGCGGCGTTCCAGGCGGCGATGTTCGCGGCGTTCTCCTACTTCGCGCCGCTGCTCACCGACGTCGCCGGGCTGGACGAGGCGGACGTCCCGCTGGTGCTGGCGCTGTTCGGGGTGGGCAGCTTCCTCGGCATCACCGTCGGCGGGCGCATCGCCGACCGCGGGCTGTTCCTCAACATCGTCGGCAGCCTGGTCGCGCTGGCGGTGACGATGACGGTGCTCGCGCTGGTGTCCGGCAGCACCGCCGGCGCGATCGCCGCGGTGTTCGCGGTCGGCGTGGCTGGGTTCTCCATCGCGCCGGGGCTCAACGCCCGGGTGTTCGTGGTGGCGGGCGACGCGCCGACGCTGGCGTCGTCGGTGAACACGTCGGCGTTCAACGTCGGCAACACGCTCGGCCCGTGGCTGGGCGGCGCCGCCATCTCGGCCGGCTGGGGCTACGTCGCGCCGGTCTGGCTGGCCGCCGGGCTGGCGCTGGTCGCGCTCGGCGTCGCCGTCGCGGCCTGGGACCAGGAGCGACGACACGAGCGCGCGCTCGTCGCCGTGGGCCGTCCCGCCCTGGCCACCTGCGACGCATAG
- a CDS encoding ATP-binding cassette domain-containing protein, translating to MTLDRPAAIAATGLRKSYGEQVVLDGIDITVPEATIFSLLGPNGAGKTTTVQILSTLIQGDGGSLSVAGHDLATDADGVRGAIGVTGQFSAVDNLLTGEENLLLMADLHHLERAEGRRRTAELLERFDLVDAATKPPSMYSGGMRRKLDLAMTLVGDPKVIFLDEPTTGLDPRTRRTMWTAIRELVAGGVTIFLTTQYLEEADELADRIALLDHGKIVAEGTSDELKRLIPGGHLRLQFTDPAELDQAARTFAGSTRDDAALALQIPSDGDVHSLRAVLDHLDVASIEVASLTVHTPDLDDVFLALTGRPTEQELVR from the coding sequence ATGACACTCGACCGACCGGCGGCCATCGCCGCGACCGGCCTGCGCAAGTCGTACGGCGAGCAGGTCGTCCTCGACGGCATCGACATCACCGTCCCCGAGGCGACGATCTTCTCGCTGCTCGGCCCGAACGGCGCCGGCAAGACGACCACCGTGCAGATCCTCTCCACCCTGATCCAGGGCGACGGCGGCAGCCTCAGCGTCGCCGGTCACGACCTGGCCACCGACGCGGACGGCGTGCGCGGCGCGATCGGGGTCACCGGCCAGTTCTCCGCCGTCGACAACCTGCTCACCGGCGAGGAGAACCTGCTCCTGATGGCCGACCTGCACCACCTGGAGCGCGCCGAGGGCCGCCGCCGGACGGCCGAGCTGCTGGAGCGGTTCGACCTGGTGGACGCCGCGACGAAGCCGCCGTCGATGTACTCCGGCGGCATGCGCCGCAAGCTGGACCTCGCGATGACGCTGGTCGGCGACCCGAAGGTGATCTTCCTGGACGAGCCGACGACCGGCCTGGACCCGCGCACCCGGCGCACCATGTGGACGGCGATCCGCGAGCTGGTCGCCGGCGGCGTCACGATCTTCCTCACCACGCAGTACCTGGAGGAGGCCGACGAGCTGGCCGACCGCATCGCGCTGCTCGATCACGGCAAGATCGTCGCCGAGGGCACGTCCGACGAGCTCAAGCGGCTGATCCCGGGCGGGCACCTGCGGCTGCAGTTCACCGACCCGGCCGAGCTGGACCAGGCGGCCCGCACGTTCGCCGGCTCCACCCGCGACGACGCCGCGCTGGCCCTGCAGATCCCCAGCGACGGCGACGTGCACTCGCTGCGCGCCGTCCTCGACCACCTCGACGTCGCCTCGATCGAGGTCGCGTCGCTCACCGTCCACACCCCCGACCTCGACGACGTGTTCCTCGCGCTGACGGGTCGCCCCACCGAACAGGAGCTGGTCCGGTGA
- a CDS encoding ABC transporter permease yields MSTLTLAARDSRTMLRRNMRRWVRYPAMTVQLIGIPVIFLLMFAYVFGATLGAGLGGPAGDRGDYINYLVPGIILMTVSASVQGTAISVAMDMHEGIIARFRTMAISRGAVLTGHVIGSFLQTLVGLAIVIGVSLLIGFRTNGNVAEWAAAIGLICPFSIALTWLAVAFGLKAKSVETASNLPTLLVLLPFLGSGFVPADSLPAGMSWFAEYQPFSPVIETVRGLLLGTEIGSNAVLALAWTAAIGIAGYLWALRLFRRPPVR; encoded by the coding sequence GTGAGCACCCTCACCCTCGCCGCCCGCGACTCCCGCACGATGCTGCGGCGGAACATGCGCCGCTGGGTCCGCTACCCGGCGATGACCGTCCAGCTGATCGGCATCCCGGTGATCTTCCTGCTGATGTTCGCCTACGTCTTCGGCGCGACGCTCGGCGCCGGGCTCGGCGGGCCGGCCGGCGACCGCGGCGACTACATCAACTACCTGGTGCCCGGCATCATCCTCATGACGGTGTCGGCGTCGGTGCAGGGGACCGCGATCTCCGTCGCCATGGACATGCACGAGGGCATCATCGCCCGGTTCCGCACCATGGCCATCTCCCGCGGCGCGGTGCTCACCGGGCACGTGATCGGCAGCTTCCTGCAGACGCTGGTCGGCCTGGCCATCGTCATCGGGGTGTCCCTGCTGATCGGGTTCCGGACGAACGGCAACGTGGCCGAGTGGGCCGCCGCGATCGGGCTGATCTGCCCGTTCTCCATCGCGCTGACGTGGCTGGCCGTGGCCTTCGGGCTCAAGGCGAAGAGCGTCGAGACGGCCAGCAACCTGCCCACGCTGCTCGTGCTGCTGCCGTTCCTGGGCAGCGGGTTCGTGCCCGCCGACTCGCTGCCGGCCGGCATGAGCTGGTTCGCCGAGTACCAGCCGTTCAGCCCGGTGATCGAGACCGTGCGCGGGCTGCTGCTGGGCACCGAGATCGGCTCCAACGCCGTCCTCGCGCTGGCCTGGACCGCGGCGATCGGGATCGCCGGCTACCTCTGGGCGCTCAGGCTGTTCCGCCGGCCTCCGGTCCGGTGA
- a CDS encoding serine hydrolase domain-containing protein, protein MDSVRMVEQWPVGHAATAVVRADGTLAGAHGDQQRQFRLASVTKPLTAYAALIAVEEGAVHLDDPAGPEGSTVAHLLAHASGLAFDEHKAAWAPGRRRLYSNSGFEQLADHVAKRSGIPFADYVRDGLLGPLGMTGTVFEGSPASGARSTVADLARFVAELMAPALLDPATVEQATTVRFPGLDGVLPGFGMQRPNDWGLGFDLRDGKSPHWTGSTNSPRTYGHFGQAGTFFWVDPDVGAACVALADRDFGSWAAEAWPPYSDAVIAELRA, encoded by the coding sequence ATGGACAGCGTTCGCATGGTGGAGCAGTGGCCGGTCGGCCACGCGGCGACGGCGGTCGTGCGCGCCGACGGCACCCTGGCCGGCGCGCACGGCGACCAGCAGCGGCAGTTCCGGCTGGCGTCGGTGACGAAGCCGCTCACCGCCTACGCCGCGCTCATCGCCGTCGAGGAGGGCGCGGTGCACCTCGACGACCCCGCGGGTCCCGAGGGCTCCACCGTCGCGCACCTGCTGGCGCACGCGTCCGGGCTGGCCTTCGACGAGCACAAGGCCGCGTGGGCGCCCGGCCGGCGCCGGCTCTACTCCAACTCCGGGTTCGAGCAGCTGGCCGACCACGTCGCCAAGCGCTCCGGCATCCCGTTCGCCGACTACGTCCGCGACGGCCTGCTCGGGCCGCTCGGCATGACCGGCACGGTGTTCGAGGGGTCGCCGGCGTCGGGGGCACGGTCGACGGTGGCCGACCTCGCGCGGTTCGTCGCCGAGCTCATGGCCCCGGCCCTGCTCGACCCGGCCACCGTCGAGCAGGCCACGACGGTGCGGTTCCCCGGTCTCGACGGTGTGTTGCCGGGGTTCGGCATGCAGCGGCCGAACGACTGGGGACTCGGCTTCGACCTCCGCGACGGCAAGTCGCCGCACTGGACCGGCAGCACCAACTCGCCGCGCACGTACGGCCACTTCGGCCAGGCCGGCACGTTCTTCTGGGTCGACCCCGACGTCGGCGCCGCCTGCGTCGCGCTGGCCGACCGCGACTTCGGCAGCTGGGCGGCCGAGGCCTGGCCGCCCTACAGCGACGCCGTCATCGCCGAGCTGCGGGCCTGA
- a CDS encoding Rpn family recombination-promoting nuclease/putative transposase: protein MRTARILPQPRRHPVSPAPYLSHHVRSAESARCGVRRVLGEPVNAASQLRAVLPAGVTDRLDGGTPTLLFTAPVEGREAFLYVLIEHQSSTDPLMPFRMLRYVVRIWEWPCRCRRPARPRRRGHRGGARAPAPVPVPARRPGPSRRAGAAGSATDPASPDHAAPTQDRRRQPPSRRRPP from the coding sequence ATGCGCACCGCACGCATTCTGCCGCAGCCGCGGCGCCACCCTGTCAGTCCCGCCCCGTACCTTTCCCACCATGTCCGTTCAGCCGAATCCGCACGATGCGGTGTTCGACGGGTCCTCGGTGAACCCGTGAACGCCGCATCGCAGCTGCGAGCCGTCCTTCCGGCTGGTGTGACCGACCGGCTCGATGGCGGCACTCCGACCCTGTTGTTCACCGCACCCGTCGAGGGCCGCGAGGCCTTCCTCTACGTCCTGATCGAACACCAGAGCAGCACCGATCCGCTGATGCCGTTCCGGATGCTGCGCTACGTCGTGCGCATCTGGGAGTGGCCCTGCCGATGTCGCCGACCTGCTCGACCTCGACGGCGAGGTCATCGAGGCGGCGCGAGGGCACCTGCCCCGGTTCCGGTTCCTGCTCGACGACCTGGCCCGTCTCGACGAGCGGGCGCTGCGGGCTCGGCCACTGACCCCGCCAGCCCGGATCACGCTGCTCCTACTCAAGATCGCCGCCGGCAACCCCCGTCTCGACGACGACCTCCGTGA
- a CDS encoding extracellular solute-binding protein: MRINTGLGGTAGLLAAALVLAACGGDDDGGGSAGGDPSQNAEATEVTLTITDNAIAGGKNSEGAAWITDYVIPEFTAMQEEKGVDVTVEFEENGVDDEDYKTKIALDLQSGGGGDIISIDGIWTGEFAEAGYITPLTDVAGDAVDDWDGWDQIPDAVQQAMSFDGQAYGIPVGTDGRVIYFNKDLFAQAGLPEDWQPTSWDEILEAARALKQLDGVTPLQINAGVPMGEATTMQGFLPLLAGTGEQVWADDTWTGATDGVTEVLDFYGQVYGDEALGDPLLQQEAQGRDTSFQLFASGQLGMLIESDYLWRSVINPDGGIAPMANRDEVVGWAKIPAREPGAGLNGQDFVSMSGGTGRVINPNTEFPQQAWELLAFMNSPEAFEALISTAGARITPRDDVNAQALAGDPLMEFIASDVLPITAYRPALAIYPQVSVALQNATAAVASGTSAEDAASAYQSELEGIVGDDGSIAD, encoded by the coding sequence ATGAGGATCAACACCGGGCTCGGCGGCACGGCCGGCCTGCTCGCGGCGGCGCTCGTCCTGGCGGCGTGCGGTGGCGACGACGACGGCGGAGGCTCCGCGGGCGGCGACCCCTCGCAGAACGCCGAGGCCACCGAGGTCACACTGACCATCACCGACAACGCCATCGCCGGCGGCAAGAACTCCGAAGGCGCGGCGTGGATCACCGACTACGTGATCCCCGAGTTCACCGCCATGCAGGAGGAGAAGGGCGTCGACGTCACCGTCGAGTTCGAGGAGAACGGCGTCGACGACGAGGACTACAAGACCAAGATCGCCCTCGACCTGCAGTCCGGCGGTGGCGGCGACATCATCAGCATCGACGGCATCTGGACCGGCGAGTTCGCCGAGGCCGGCTACATCACCCCGCTCACCGACGTCGCGGGCGACGCCGTCGACGACTGGGACGGCTGGGACCAGATCCCGGACGCCGTCCAGCAGGCGATGTCGTTCGACGGCCAGGCCTACGGCATCCCTGTCGGCACCGACGGCCGCGTCATCTACTTCAACAAGGACCTGTTCGCGCAGGCCGGGCTACCGGAGGACTGGCAGCCCACCAGCTGGGACGAGATCCTGGAGGCCGCGCGGGCGCTCAAGCAGCTCGACGGCGTCACCCCGCTGCAGATCAACGCCGGCGTCCCGATGGGCGAGGCGACGACGATGCAGGGCTTCCTGCCGCTGCTGGCCGGCACCGGCGAGCAGGTCTGGGCCGACGACACCTGGACCGGCGCGACCGACGGCGTCACCGAGGTGCTCGACTTCTACGGCCAGGTCTACGGCGACGAAGCGCTCGGCGACCCGCTGCTGCAGCAGGAGGCCCAGGGCCGCGACACCTCCTTCCAGCTGTTCGCGTCCGGCCAGCTGGGCATGCTGATCGAGAGCGACTACCTGTGGCGTTCGGTCATCAACCCCGACGGCGGCATCGCGCCGATGGCGAACCGCGACGAGGTCGTCGGCTGGGCGAAGATCCCGGCCCGCGAGCCCGGCGCCGGCCTGAACGGCCAGGACTTCGTCAGCATGTCCGGCGGCACCGGCCGCGTCATCAACCCGAACACCGAGTTCCCGCAGCAGGCGTGGGAGCTGCTCGCGTTCATGAACTCGCCCGAGGCGTTCGAGGCGCTGATCAGCACCGCCGGCGCGCGCATCACCCCGCGCGACGACGTCAACGCGCAGGCCCTGGCCGGCGACCCGCTGATGGAGTTCATCGCCTCGGACGTGCTGCCGATCACGGCCTACCGCCCGGCGCTCGCGATCTACCCGCAGGTGTCGGTGGCGCTGCAGAACGCCACCGCGGCGGTGGCGTCCGGCACGTCCGCCGAGGACGCGGCGTCGGCCTACCAGAGCGAACTGGAGGGCATCGTCGGTGACGACGGTTCCATCGCCGACTGA
- a CDS encoding BTAD domain-containing putative transcriptional regulator translates to MRIGILGPLEVRADDDSSVYVAGARLRTLLIALALAPGRLVPIAQLIDGIWGDQPPAGAANALQALVSRLRRALPGLALESHPSGYRLALDPDAVDAARFERAAAAARSAGDDAALEDGLRVALALWRGPALLDVAKSEYFAAARTRLEELRLTATEDRVEAALRLGRGAALTTELTTLVAEYPLRERLVGQLLRALVAAGRPAAALAAYERTREALADELGTDPSAELTALHTAILRGELPPPSAGPASAPMPAPAPAPADRPAPRTNLRAGLTSFVGRDADVAQVRALVGEYRLTTLTGPGGSGKTRLAGEASRGLVEATPDGVWMVELAPVGPGADLPAAVLSALDLRDQMFPAAPDDNTAGRLVAVLRSRAALLVLDNCEHVIDAAAELAERLLGECPGLRILATSREPLGITGEAVWPVEPLALPPEHDGAAGDLLAFDAVRLLADRARAARPGFTVTETDAPAVARICRALDGMPLAIELAAARLRTMTVEQLAARLDDRFRLLTGGSRTALPRHQTLRAVVDWSWGLLPERERVVLRRLAVFAHGATAEAAARVCGDGADVLDELIALSDKSLLMVHDDGDTPRYAMLETIKAYGLERLDDAGERDTVRRAHLGYVTDLVEQAEPHLRRAEQLQWLRRLGAVHDDLAVALRGAVAAGDAGAAVRLATGALWYWWLSGHRAEGAELTTEALAAPGEGDDIVRATAYAGLAMIATAGLGDEREVRGWIDEAERLSRGNRTNPLLRMVGGMGDFMKYGDEIFTESMTKLLDDEDPWVRALGRLNQARLLPMADRLAPCELALAEFRGTGERWGISFALTTLADLLARQGDLAGALRHYEEAAGAAGQVGTTEDLVFMRGKEAQLRWLLGDAEGSAATLAWADREATGLAWPDSVAGLALYGSDLARWAGDLGTARSELARAEALLTTISVHPLFWAMVYDSRGHLAAAGGDLATAGSERAAAAGLALTVGDEDVIGRVLVGLADHALRVGRPADAAWLLASTTALTGGLDRSRAEPVAAETAVRAALGDETAAELTAAAERELADLDATTAISRVREMAESVLGRPVTGPEAGGTA, encoded by the coding sequence GTGCGCATCGGGATCCTGGGACCGCTGGAGGTCCGTGCCGACGACGACTCGTCGGTGTACGTGGCCGGCGCGCGGCTGCGCACGCTGCTCATCGCGCTGGCGCTGGCGCCGGGCCGGCTGGTGCCGATCGCCCAGCTGATCGACGGCATCTGGGGCGACCAGCCACCGGCCGGCGCCGCGAACGCCCTGCAGGCGCTGGTGTCGCGGCTGCGGCGCGCGCTCCCAGGGCTGGCGCTCGAGTCGCACCCGTCCGGCTACCGGCTGGCGCTGGACCCGGACGCCGTCGACGCGGCGCGGTTCGAGCGGGCGGCCGCGGCGGCCCGGTCGGCGGGCGACGACGCGGCCTTGGAGGACGGGCTGCGGGTGGCGCTGGCGCTGTGGCGCGGGCCGGCGCTGCTGGACGTCGCGAAGTCGGAGTACTTCGCGGCGGCCCGGACCCGGCTGGAGGAGCTGCGGCTGACGGCGACGGAGGACCGCGTCGAGGCGGCGCTGCGGCTGGGCCGCGGCGCCGCGCTGACCACCGAGCTGACGACGCTGGTCGCCGAGTACCCGCTGCGCGAGCGGCTGGTGGGCCAGCTGCTGCGGGCGCTGGTCGCGGCCGGGCGCCCGGCGGCGGCGCTGGCGGCGTACGAGCGCACCCGCGAGGCGCTGGCCGACGAGCTGGGCACCGACCCGTCGGCCGAGCTGACCGCGCTGCACACCGCCATCCTGCGCGGCGAGCTGCCGCCGCCTTCCGCGGGGCCGGCGTCCGCGCCGATGCCCGCGCCGGCGCCCGCACCCGCCGACCGGCCGGCCCCGCGGACCAACCTGCGGGCCGGGCTGACCAGCTTCGTCGGCCGTGACGCCGACGTCGCCCAGGTGCGCGCCCTGGTCGGCGAATACCGCCTGACGACGCTGACCGGGCCGGGCGGGTCGGGCAAGACCCGGCTGGCCGGCGAGGCGTCGCGCGGGCTCGTCGAGGCGACGCCCGACGGCGTGTGGATGGTCGAGCTGGCGCCGGTCGGGCCCGGCGCCGACCTGCCCGCCGCGGTGCTCAGCGCCCTCGACCTGCGCGACCAGATGTTCCCCGCCGCGCCCGACGACAACACCGCCGGCCGGCTGGTCGCGGTGCTGCGCTCGCGCGCCGCGCTGCTGGTGCTGGACAACTGCGAGCACGTCATCGACGCCGCGGCCGAGCTGGCCGAGCGGCTGCTCGGCGAGTGCCCCGGCCTGCGCATCCTCGCCACCAGCCGCGAGCCGCTGGGCATCACCGGCGAGGCGGTCTGGCCGGTGGAGCCGCTAGCGCTGCCGCCCGAACACGACGGCGCCGCCGGCGACCTGCTGGCCTTCGACGCCGTCCGGCTGCTGGCCGACCGCGCCCGCGCGGCGCGTCCCGGCTTCACCGTCACCGAGACCGACGCGCCCGCCGTCGCCCGCATCTGCCGCGCGCTCGACGGCATGCCGCTGGCGATCGAGCTGGCCGCGGCCCGGCTGCGCACGATGACGGTCGAGCAGCTGGCGGCCCGCCTGGACGACCGGTTCCGGCTGCTCACCGGCGGCAGCCGCACCGCGCTCCCCCGCCACCAGACGCTGCGCGCCGTCGTCGACTGGAGCTGGGGGCTGCTGCCCGAGCGGGAGCGGGTCGTGCTGCGCCGGCTCGCGGTCTTCGCGCACGGCGCCACGGCGGAGGCGGCGGCGCGGGTGTGCGGCGACGGCGCCGACGTGCTGGACGAGCTGATCGCGCTGAGCGACAAGTCGCTGCTGATGGTGCACGACGACGGCGACACGCCGCGGTACGCGATGCTGGAGACGATCAAGGCGTACGGCCTCGAGCGGCTCGACGACGCCGGCGAGCGCGACACCGTCCGCCGGGCCCACCTCGGCTACGTCACCGATCTCGTCGAGCAGGCCGAGCCGCACCTGCGCCGGGCCGAGCAACTGCAGTGGCTGCGACGGCTGGGCGCCGTCCACGACGACCTCGCCGTCGCCCTGCGCGGCGCCGTCGCCGCCGGAGACGCCGGGGCGGCGGTCCGGCTGGCGACGGGCGCCCTGTGGTACTGGTGGCTGTCCGGTCACCGGGCTGAGGGCGCCGAGCTGACGACCGAGGCGCTCGCGGCGCCCGGCGAGGGCGACGACATCGTCCGGGCCACCGCCTACGCGGGGCTGGCGATGATCGCCACGGCCGGTCTCGGCGACGAGCGCGAGGTGCGCGGCTGGATCGACGAGGCCGAACGGCTGTCCCGCGGCAACCGGACCAACCCGCTGCTGCGCATGGTCGGCGGCATGGGCGACTTCATGAAGTACGGCGACGAGATCTTCACCGAGTCGATGACGAAGCTGCTCGACGACGAGGACCCGTGGGTCCGCGCGCTGGGCCGGCTCAACCAGGCGCGGTTGCTGCCGATGGCCGACCGGCTGGCGCCGTGCGAGCTGGCGCTGGCGGAGTTCCGCGGCACCGGCGAGCGATGGGGCATCTCGTTCGCGCTGACCACCCTGGCGGACCTGCTGGCGCGGCAGGGCGACCTCGCCGGCGCGCTGCGTCACTACGAGGAGGCGGCCGGCGCCGCCGGCCAGGTCGGCACCACCGAGGACCTCGTGTTCATGCGCGGCAAGGAGGCCCAGCTGCGCTGGCTGCTCGGCGACGCCGAGGGCAGCGCCGCGACGCTCGCCTGGGCCGACCGCGAGGCGACCGGCCTGGCCTGGCCCGACTCCGTCGCCGGGCTCGCGCTCTACGGGAGCGACCTCGCCCGCTGGGCCGGCGACCTCGGCACCGCCCGCAGCGAGTTGGCCCGGGCCGAGGCGCTGCTGACGACCATCTCCGTCCACCCGCTGTTCTGGGCCATGGTGTACGACTCCCGCGGCCACCTCGCCGCCGCCGGCGGCGACCTGGCGACGGCGGGCAGCGAGCGCGCGGCGGCGGCCGGCCTGGCGCTGACCGTCGGCGACGAGGACGTCATCGGGCGGGTGCTGGTCGGTCTCGCCGACCACGCGCTCCGGGTGGGGCGGCCCGCCGACGCCGCCTGGCTGCTGGCGTCCACGACGGCGCTGACGGGCGGTCTGGACCGGTCCCGCGCCGAGCCGGTGGCCGCCGAGACGGCCGTCCGCGCCGCTCTCGGCGACGAGACCGCCGCCGAGCTGACCGCCGCGGCCGAGCGCGAACTCGCGGACCTGGACGCGACGACGGCCATCTCGCGGGTGCGCGAGATGGCCGAGTCGGTGCTGGGGCGGCCGGTCACCGGACCGGAGGCCGGCGGAACAGCCTGA
- a CDS encoding TetR/AcrR family transcriptional regulator, which translates to MARPREFDPDSVVDAAMDVFWVSGYTATSTNDLCEGTGLARSSLYNTYKSKRDLYEEALRRYGRRTRTEQAELLARDGPVREVVRGFLLRAVDTQLGDPARRGCLALNAAVELGGADAAVAELTRDDFDTIVATMRALIERGQATGELSPGDALAKARLVHAALTGIHVVGRVAEDRARLTDIVDALVDSL; encoded by the coding sequence ATGGCCCGGCCCAGGGAGTTCGACCCCGACTCCGTCGTCGACGCGGCGATGGACGTGTTCTGGGTGAGCGGGTACACCGCCACCTCGACGAACGATCTCTGCGAGGGCACCGGCCTGGCTCGCAGCAGCCTCTACAACACGTACAAGAGCAAGCGCGACCTCTACGAGGAGGCGCTGCGCCGCTACGGCCGGCGCACCCGCACCGAGCAGGCCGAGCTGCTGGCGCGCGACGGGCCGGTGCGCGAGGTCGTCCGCGGCTTCCTGCTGCGCGCCGTCGACACCCAGCTGGGTGACCCGGCGCGGCGCGGCTGCCTGGCGCTGAACGCGGCCGTCGAGCTGGGCGGCGCCGACGCGGCGGTCGCCGAGCTGACCCGCGACGACTTCGACACGATCGTCGCGACCATGCGGGCCCTGATCGAGCGCGGCCAGGCCACCGGCGAACTGTCCCCCGGCGACGCCCTCGCCAAGGCCCGCCTGGTGCACGCCGCGCTCACCGGCATCCACGTCGTCGGCAGGGTCGCCGAGGACCGCGCCCGTCTCACCGACATCGTCGACGCGCTCGTCGACAGCCTCTGA
- a CDS encoding GntR family transcriptional regulator yields MTEGIPELVVDRTSPVPLYFQVAQHLEQLIESGAYPPGTRLDNEIQLADQLGLSRPTMRRAIEYLVDRGLLVRKRGVGTQVVQPKVRRPVELSSLYDDLTAAGKHPHTEILSFEVQEPSEVVAEALGLAAGDTVYAVRRLRFTGDEPLSIMSNYVPTAIVRLDAESLERTGLYAVIRAAGVNLKIATQTIGGRAARAAEARLLGEHSGAPLLTMTRIAYDETGRAVEYGAHLYRASMYTFELTLTTT; encoded by the coding sequence GTGACCGAGGGGATCCCGGAGCTCGTGGTCGACCGCACCAGTCCGGTGCCGCTGTACTTCCAGGTGGCGCAACATCTGGAGCAGCTGATCGAGTCCGGCGCGTATCCGCCCGGCACCCGGCTCGACAACGAGATCCAGCTGGCCGACCAGCTCGGTCTGTCCCGCCCGACCATGCGCCGCGCCATCGAGTACCTCGTCGACCGCGGCCTGCTGGTGCGCAAGCGCGGCGTCGGCACCCAGGTGGTGCAGCCCAAGGTGCGCCGCCCGGTCGAGCTGTCCAGCCTGTACGACGACCTCACCGCGGCCGGCAAGCACCCGCACACCGAGATTCTGTCGTTCGAGGTGCAGGAGCCGAGCGAGGTGGTGGCCGAGGCGCTCGGCCTGGCCGCCGGCGACACCGTCTACGCCGTCCGCCGGCTGCGCTTCACCGGCGACGAGCCGCTGTCGATCATGAGCAACTACGTGCCCACGGCCATCGTCCGGCTCGACGCCGAGTCGCTGGAACGGACCGGCCTGTACGCCGTCATCCGCGCCGCCGGCGTCAACCTCAAGATCGCCACCCAGACCATCGGCGGACGGGCGGCGCGGGCGGCGGAGGCGCGGCTGCTCGGCGAGCACTCCGGCGCGCCGCTGCTCACCATGACCCGCATCGCCTACGACGAGACCGGCCGCGCCGTCGAGTACGGCGCGCACCTCTACCGGGCGTCGATGTACACGTTCGAGCTGACGCTGACGACCACCTAG